One uncultured Carboxylicivirga sp. genomic window, CATTTGCGGCCGCATATATTATTTTTAAGCTAACCGGTTTGGCATCTCTTGGTGTTTGGCTGGGAGCTGGAGTTATTATTTCGCTATTTGGTACCATGGGCGATTTAATCGAATCAATGTTAAAGCGTAATGTGGATACTAAGGATTCGGGAAATATTTTACCTGGGCATGGTGGAATTTTAGATCGTTTTGATGCTGTGCTCTTTGCAGCACCAATGGTATTTGCACTTTTTGTTTTATTCGGATAATTGTAATTTATAAATATGACTATACATAAAGAAGGCTACTCGACATTATTTGTAGTACTTATAGTACTGCTGGGCCTAAATGCTGGCATTTATTTTTTGGCTGGTATTGAAATCACAAATATTACAACTTTTGTGTCGGCATTATTTTATTTCCTGATTGTTAACTTTTTCAGGAGTCCAAAACGTGATGCTATTATACAGGATGGAGCAATCATTGCACCGGCCGATGGTAAAGTAGTAACAATCGAAGAAGTGGTAGAAGATGAATATTTAAAAACCAAATGTCTTCAGGTGTCTATCTTTATGTCGGTTACGAATGTACATATCAATTGGTTCCCGATTAAAGGAGTTGTTAAGTATTTCAGACATCACAGCGGTAGATTTATGGCTGCTTATTTGCCAAAATCTTCTACAGAAAACGAAAGAACGACAGTGGTTATCGAAAACCATAAAGGAACTCAGATTCTTGTTCGTCAGGTTGCAGGAGCAATGGCTCGTCGTATTGTATGTTATGCTGAAGAAGAAAAAGGGATTTCACAGGGAGAGCAGATGGGATTTATTAAGTTTGGTTCCAGAGTGGATCTTTATTTGCCTTTGGATTCCAGAATTGATGTTCAACTTGAGCAAAAAGTAACTGGTAGACAAACAATCATTGGTTGGTTGAAATAAAAAGATGATTTAAAATATTGTAAAGGGTTGCCGTTCTGGTAACCCTTTTTTTGTGTTTGTATCCAAGAAATTTAACACCTCTTAAACCTTACGCATTCTTTATTGTTATAAAAGTGCTCTGCAATAAATGTTTTAAAACGTTAGTATATCGTTGTTTGTAGGTATTGTATTAAGAAACATTTAGGTTGTTGAAGTGTTAAAAAGAATAAAAGATAAACAAATGTTAATAGTATTTTAGCGATTAAGTCCAAAACGTTTTTATATGAGAATACCTTTTATTTTTTTATTTGTTGGTTTAATGATAATGGATATTCTGGCTCAGGATCCTGAAAAGATCGGTATAATTGAACATTTGGATGAGACCGTTCCATCAGATATTGAGCTGATTGATGTGAATAATGAGAAGATACAGATTGGCTCATTGTTTACAAAACCTACCGTTTTAAATTTTGTCTATTATCGTTGTCCCGGAATATGTACGCCATTAATGGATGGGATAACAGAGGTTGTGAACGGATCAGATATGGAGTTGGGGGAAGATTATCAGATTTTGACGGTAAGTTTTGATTATACCGAAGGTGCGGATCTTGCAATGAAAAAAAGAAATAACTATTCGATGCTGGTAAAAAAGGAAGGTATGGAAGATGGATGGTTATTTTTTACCGCAGATAGTTTAAATGTATCCCGTTTAACCAATTCATTAGGTTTTAGTTATAAAAAAACCGGAACTGATTTTATTCATACTGCAGGTTTAATTCTTATAAGCCCCGAAGGTAAAATAACCCGTTACCTTAATGGTACTTACTTCTTGCCTTTTGAGTTCAAGCTGGCGGTTATAGAAGCATCTAAAGGAATTCCAGGACCTACAGTTAATAGAATCTTACAGTTCTGTTATAGTTACGATCCGGTTGGACAGTCATATGTTTTAAATGTGACGAAGGTGGCTGGTATTTTAATAATTGTAATAGCCGGATTGGTTCTTTTAGTTCTGACTGTCAAACCTAAAAGGAAAGCAACTAGTTAAATTCAAATCAATCGTTAGTATATGTCAAATCACGAATCGGAAACTACAACACATGTGAGTTTTAGAGAAAAGAAAGGAAAATACAAAGGTATTTTTGCCTGGATTTTTTCAACTGATCACAAGCGAATAGGTCTCTTGTATTTATATGCCATCGTTACGTTCTTTCTTGTAGGGGTTTCGTTAGGCGCAGCTATGAAGTTAGAGCTGATATCTCCTGGAAAGACCATTATGAATCCAGAAGCTTATAACGCGATTTTTACACTTCATGGAGTCATAATGATTTTTTTGGTTGTAGTGCCGGGATTACCTGCAGTATTTGGTAACTTCTTTTTACCAATTATGATTGGAGCAAAGGATGTTGCTTTCCCAAAATTAAATCTGATGTCGTGGTGGGTGTATATTGCCGGAGCCATAATAGCTCTTTCTGCCTTATTTATGGGTGGTGGACCTCCTGATACAGGCTGGACATTTTATGCCCCCTATAGTTTTAAAACAAATACAAATATGCTTCCTGCTGTAATTGGTGCATTTGTTTTAGGTTTTTCATCTATTCTAACTGGTATCAATTTCATTGTAACAATACATAGGATGAGGGCTCCGGGAATGACATGGTTCCGATTACCATTATTTCCATGGACTTTGTATGGCACGGCGTGGATACAAATTCTCGCAACTCCCATTGTTGGAATCACCTTACTTATGATTGTTGGAGAAAGATTATTTCATATAGGATTTTTCGATCCTGCATTAGGAGGAGATCCAATATTATATCAACACTTATTCTGGATTTATTCACATCCGGCAGTTTATATTATGATATTGCCTGCCATGGGTGCTATCTCTGAAATTATTCCAACTTTTGCCAATAAATCAATTTTTGGATATAAAGCCATTGTGATTTCCACCTTAGCCATTGCATTCGTAGGATATTTTGTTTGGGGACATCACATGTTTACATCCGGAATGAGTGGTACGGCTTTGTATACGTTTTCGTTTCTTACCTTTTTGGTTGCAATACCAAGTGCTATAAAAGTCTTTAACTGGGTTGGAACACTTCATAAAGCATCTATACAATTAGAGCCGCCATTCTTTTGGGCTGCATCCTTCCTGTTTGTGTTTATGATCGGGGGACTTTCGGGATTAGCATTAGGAGCTTTAGCAACGAATGTTCATTTGCACGATACTGCTTTTGTGGTTGCTCACTTTCATTTTATAGTTTTTGGTGGTGTGGGTTTTGCCTTTATGGGTGCCATTCATTACTGGTTTCCCAAAATATGGGGACGAATGTATAATACCAGAGTCGCAACCACTGGATGGATCTTGTTTTTTATCGGTTTCACCACGTTATATCTGCCAATGTTCTTTTTAGGTATTGATGGAATGCCAAGGCGATATTATGATTATGTAGATCGTTTTCACGGACCCAATATTATTTCCACTGTTGGTTCATGGGTACTGATAACAGGTCTGATTATCATTTTGGTTAACCTGATTAAAGGAGCAAAAAGCGGACCTAAAGCCGGTAAAAACCCTTGGGGTGGAAAAACCCTTGAATGGGAAGTGGATTCGCCGCCAACACTTGAAAATTTTGAAGAAATACCAGTAATTGAACGTAGTCCTTACGATTACAGATAAAATCCAAATAATATGAGTCAAACAATTGCATTATCACATGATATCCATCGCGACGATGAAGGGTCGAAAATTGGAATGTGGCTTTTTATTTTTACCGAACTGCTGTTATTTGCCGGTTTGTTTATTGTGTACGGTGTTTACCGATATTTAAATCCGGTTGCGTTTCATTTGGCAGCTGAAGAATTAAGTGTGACCGTTGGAACGGTTAATACCATAATACTTTTGGTAAGTAGTGCATGTATGGCTATGGCCAGCAGTGCAATTCGTATGCGAAAAAAGGGTATGACCATGCTTATGCTTGCCACCACTTTGTTTATAGCCTTTATGTTCATGGTGAATAAATATTTTGAGTGGGAAGGAAAATTTCATCATGGATTATTTCCGGGAAGTGAAGACCTTCTAAAACTAGGACAAGGCGATACTTTGTTCTATGGATTGTACTTTTTTATGACAGGTTTGCATGCTTTACACATAATCGTTGGTTTTATATTAATCACCATTGTAAGTGTTAAGGTCAATAATAATACTTTATCAGCAGAAAACCCTGTATTGCTTGATAATGCTGGATTATATTGGCATTTAGTTGATCTTATCTGGATCTTCCTTTTCCCATTGTTTTACCTTATTGCTTAAAATCAATACTATGGAAAATCATAATGAAACACATATTGTTCCTTTTAAAACCTATGGCATTATACTGGCAGTTCTTATAGTTCTGACTCTTATTTCAGTTGCTGTGACTCAAATTGATCTTGCTAGCCTAACAGTTTTCACTGCTATATTGATTGCTGCCGTAAAGTCGGGTTTTGTTCTGGTGTATTTTATGCATCTTAAGTTTGATAATAAACTATTGAAGGCGCTTGTTGGTGCTGTGTTTATTTTGATTGCATTGGTGATGTTTGTAACATTTTTGGATTATAATTATCGTTAAGATATGATCGACAAAACTACACAAAATGCTTCCACCTTTGTTTCGCAGGTTGATTCGGCCTTCCTGTTTATTTTTGGTGTTGCCTTACTTTTCTTGTTTGGGATAACTGCCTTTTTGGTGTATTATATTTTCAGATACAGAAAAAGTAAAAATCCGGAAGCTACACATATTGAGGGAAGTACCAAATTGGAAATCATCTGGACTGTAATTCCAACTATTCTGGTTTTGGTAATGTTCTCTTATGGATGGAAAGGTTGGAAATCTCAAAAAGAGGTGCCAGATGATGCAATGCCTGTTAAAGTGATAGCACGTATGTGGAGTTTTGCTTTTGAGTATGAAAACGGAATGGTTACCGATACACTGATTGTTCCTAAGGACCGACCTGTAAAATTGGATTTGAAAGCTATGGATGTTATACATAGTATGTATATACCGGCATTCAGAGTGAAGCAGGACATGGTTCCGGGTAAAGAATCCTTTATCTGGTTTGAATCTGAAAAAGAAGGTAAATACGAGGTTTTTTGTGCTGAATATTGTGGGTTAAGACATTCCTATATGATGTCGGCAGTTAAAGTAGTTCCTGAGTCTGATTTTGATAAATGGATGGAAGAGAATACAGTAGCTGTTGAAGAAGCCAATGAGGGTACTAATAAACGATTGGCCGGGGTTAGTGTTTTGAGAAAATACGGATGTGTTGCGTGTCATACTGTCGATGGCAGTAAATTAGTTGGCCCTTCATATAAAGGAATTATTGGATCAACCCGTACCGTTATTACTGATGGTAAAGAGCGGGAAGTTGTTGCTGATGAGGATTATATTCGTAGATCTATTATGGATCCTAATGCTGATATTGTAAAAGGTTTTGATCAAGGATTAATGCTATCTTATAAGGATCAAATCACTGAAAATGAAATGATGCATTTAATAGAATACTTCCAGTCATTATCTGAATAGTGGGTTTATCATTACAACATATTAAAACCTTTGGAAAATTCTCTATTTCCTTACCTGTAGGCTTAACTGCTTATACAGGTTACATTATTTATGACGGTAAGTTATCGTTTGAAGGTTTGTTGGTGTTTGTTGGTATATTCTTTCTTTCTGCCGGAGCATCAGCGATTAATCAATTGCAGGAAAAACAATTTGATGCTTTAATGACCCGAACAGCTAACCGTCCCTTGCCAATTGGAATTGTCAATACTTCGGAGGCGGTAGTTCTATCTTTACTGTTTTTGTTGGCAGGAACATTTGCTCTTTTGCCTTTTGGTTTTTGGGCCATATTTAGTGGATGGATGGGAGTTTTTTGGTATAACCTTATCTATACACCAATGAAACGATGGAGTGCGTTTTCAGTGTTTCCGGGTGCTGTTGTAGGTGCTATACCTCCAATTGCCGGTTGGATTGCTGCCGGAGGATCAATAATGGATGTTCGTATTCATTTCCTGGCCTTATTTTTCTTTTTAGGGCAGATGCCGCATTTTTGGTTATTGGTTCTTAAATATGGAGAGCAGTACAGAAAGGCGGGTTTTCCTGTTATTACAGATGTTTTATCTAAGCAGCAGATTAATAGAATTAATCTGGTTTGGTTCTTGGCTACCTTTATATCAGCAATGTTTCTTCCATTTTTTAATGTAATTACCAATCGACCAGTGATATGGATTGTTACAATATCAACAATTCTGATGATGGCTTGGTCGGTTCGTATTACCATACAATTAAAAAGCGAAAATCAGAATACGCACTTGAGAAAGATGTTTTTGTATTTTAATACGTTCTATTTATGGATGATCATTTTGATTTATGCCGATCAGATTTAACAAACTAAAAAATAGCAAAGATGAGATTACTTAGTGTTTTATTATTTGTTACCCTGTTTTTAGGGGCCTGTCAAAGTAAAAAAAGTGAACAAAATAAAACTGAACCTGTTACTTTTGAAAATGTGGGTGAGATTGTTTTAAATGTTGAAGGTATGACTTGTGATGGTTGTGAAATGACCATTGAAAAAGGTTTGATGAAACTCGAAGGTGTAGCCGAAGTAAAAGCTGATCACGAAACAGGAATTACAACGGTAAAAGCAGATACATTAAAAGTGAATAGAAAAGATTTAGCTAAAATAATAGAGAAAGTTGGCTATCATGCCAAAGATTAAGAATTGTTTGACAATTGAAAGGTAGAGGCGATGCATCGTGGTGGAGCATCGCCTTTCTGTTTCTAAAACCTTACGGCTAATCCAATGGAGATATTTCTACCCATATTGTTATAGCCTAAATCTTTTAGAAGATTTAAATGATCAACATATTGTCTGTTCATTAAATTATTCGCTGAAACTGATAACTCAATATTCATGATTCCAGGATTGAGTTCTGTTGCTGCCATAGCATTTACCAAATAGTAACCATTGGTAACTGTTTCAAATTCTGAAGGATTGTTTTGTTTTGAAGCAAGATCCAGATCTATCTGGAAAAAGCTTCTTTTCAAAAAAGGCCAGTTTTCTTTTTCAATCTTGATCTCCAGATTTCCTTTTAAGGGCGGAATGAAAGGAAGAGGGCTACCATCTTTTTGTTGTGCATGAATATAGGCACCAGTTGTTTTTATATGCAGCCATTTGGCAGTACTGGGGTGATAATGTATACCTGCTTCAGCTCCTGCCAAACCAGCTGGTGTTTGGCGATACTCGTAAACAGGGTTTCCTTCCTCGATTACCCCGGTTGGAGCCAGATAAATATAATTAGTAATGTTATTATAAAAGGTTGAGATATCAAATGTAAATAGTTCATGATGGTTATGTATCCCCAGATCAACTTCGTAACTTCGTTGAGCTTCTAAATCAGGATTACCTTCTTCATGACGACCAGCGTGTAATCCCCCCTGAGTTAGTTCTGCCAGGTTGGGAGCCCTGAATGCGCTTGCAAAATTGGCTCGTAAAAGACTTGTCTCGGATAAATTATAGGTAGCACCTATTGATCCACTTATGTTATTGAAATTACGATAGAGTTCAATGTATTCTTCTTCATGAGTAGTTTCTTCGGTTGTTTCTCCGTGGTCATGTGATCCTTTTTCCTGTAATGGCACGTCGAGACTTCTGTAATCGTATCTTAATCCGGCCTGCATTACAAATTTGTCATTAGGTGTATACTGGAAAAATCCAAATCCTGATAGATCTAATAAGTCAGCATCAGGTATGATTTTACCTTCTGCCTCATGATTGACATTGTTTCTATACATTCCCTGAAAACCAAAAATGGATTTAACTTTATCAGATAGATTAGTCTGTGCTTTTAGCTCGTAATTAAAGGTGTTAAGTTGACTATTGATAGCAATTCCGTCTTCTTCAGCAGTGGCTATCTCAATTTCTTTACGTTTATTAATCTGGTATCCAAAGTTTGCATTTAGTTTAGTATTACCAATAAACAAGGTAGATTTTGAACTAATAAAATGGTTTTTAAGATCCTGATAGTAGACTTCGGGATTATTACTATCGCCTAGAAATAAGGTATCAATTCCGCCAATCGTTAAACCAATATTGTCTGTTGAATAATCATAAAATAATTTAGTTGAACCATTTTTGAAATTGTAACCAATAAAATTTTTTAATGCTTTGCTTGTATATCGTGAGTTTGGAATAGCATTATTATTGCCATCGTGATAATCACCATGCGTTTTTACGACTCCTCTTACTCCCCACTGGAAATTTTCGGAGCTTTGTTTCACAGCCATAGTTGTATTAAAACCATTTGTGTTACTAAAGTACCTACTTCCAAAATCGGCTTCCATCTGGTTGGTGGCAGCTGGTAATTCTTTTATGAAATTGATGACTCCTCCCACTGCATCAGAACCGTATAATAATGAAGCGGGACCTTTGATGACTTCAATTCTTTCTGTTCCATATTCATCAACGATAAAAGGGTGGTGACGTGAGAATTGATAGTTTTCCAAACGGATTCCGTTATTGAGCATAAGAATATTGGTGCCTGATAATCCTCTGATAACAGGTTGCGATTCAGCCGGACTGCCACCTGCTACATCTACTCCCGGGAACTTTGACAAAAGTTGGGTTGATGAGATAGCCGGGCTTGATGAGATTTGTTTGTTATCTAAAAAATCGACTGAAATAGCATTCCTATGCTGAGTATCAGAGAAACCTGCAGAGACAACTACTTCTTCGTGTCGTATCATAACATGCTCAAGACTGATATTTAGATCATACTGATTTGATTCAGAAGACCATTTAATATATGTTGTTTGATACCCAATATATGATATTTGAATTGTTATTTCGTTGTTCGGTATGTTCTTAAGAGTAAATCGCCCATCAACATCTGTTGTTGTACCTTTATCTAATTCCATTATATAAACAGTAGCACCAACGAGTTTTTCAGAACTACTTTTATCAGTTATGATGCCAGAAAGCTGAGCGTTAATTAATATGGAAAATGTTAACGATATAATGATTGAAAGTATTCTTCTCATCTAATTACGGATAATAGTTTTTAATAGTCTTAGTAAAATATAGATTCCGGTAAGGGTAAATATGATGGTCGCTCCAGAAGGTAAATCAAACAAATAGGCAAATAATAAGCCGGCAATACTACCTGTAAGACTAATGATTACAGAGTAAATAATAATTGATTTAAAACTTTTCGAAAATAAATTGGCTGCAGATGGGGGTATGGTAAAAAGTGAAAGTACCAGAATAATACCCATTATCTTAATTGCTAACACAATGGATATCGCAATAAATGTTGATGTTATGTATCGTATTAGATTTGATTTATATCCAACGGTTTGAGCATACTCGCTGTCGAATGCAGTGAATAAAATTGGTTGATAATAAATTATGGTAAGTGCTATTATAATAACGGTTAGTATAGCCAAAAGAATAAGGTCGGTAATCTTAACGGTTAGAATGTCTCCAAATAAGAATCCCATTAAATTTGGGGTGTAGCCAGGGGTTAGAAAAACAAAGATGATACCTATGGCCATTCCTAATGACCATATAATGGCTATTGCACTATCTTCCCTTAATCCTGCCTTTTTACTGGTCCACTCAATACCTAATGCTGATGCAATTGCGAATAAAGCTGCACCTAAAAGAGGTGATAAACCAAAAAAATATGCAATCCCCATCCCACCAAATGATGCGTGAGTAATTCCTCCGCTGATAAACACGTTTCGTCGGGCAACAATATAGGTTCCTACTATACCTGCAACAATGGAGGTGAGTATGGCTGCTAAAAGTGCATATTGAAAAAAGGAAAAGGATAGTAATTCAATAAAATCATTCATGCTTATGATCTTTTAAAACGCGGTGAGGAATAGTGCCGTGACTAATTATTTCAATCGGACAATTGTATGATTTTAATACTTCGTTGGTGATCTTATTGGATGCGTGGTAGTGTAATCCTCCATTCACACAGGCAATAGTTTTTACCATAGAAGCAATGGTGCCAACATCATGAGATACCAGTAATATTGCCATATCTTTATTTAAATCACCCAGCAGGTTATAAAGGTTGGCTTCGAAGGTTTTATCAACATATGTATTAGGTTCATCCAAAATTAGTACATGAGGATTACTGATTAGAGCCCGACATAAAAACACTCTTTGCATCTGCCCTCCTGAGAGGTCACCGATGGCAGTGTGTTTGTATTTTTCCAGACCAACAAACTTTAAAAGTTCATCAACCTTATCAGATGTCTTAACGTGTATTTTATTCCACCAGGTTTTTGATAGTTGTCCCGATAAAATAACCTCCTTAACAGAAATGGGAAATTTTTTATCGATGGAATTAATTTGTGGTAAATAGCCAATGCGCAATCCAGTTTGTTTAATCACTTTTCCATCAAATGGAGGTAATAGTTCAAGTAATACTTTCAAAAGAGTAGTTTTACCGCCTCCATTTGGACCAATAATACCAACAAAATCGTTAGAATGAACCTGCAGGTTAACACCTTGCAAAATGGTTTTGTCATCATAACCTGCTTTAATATTCTTCAATTCAAGTAATGCTGACATATCAGTTTTTTTCAAGATGTGTAATAAAGCGATTCATCTCTTCCAGCCAGTCTTCAGAAAGTGGATTGACTTGTATTGTTTTTGCATTGATAGAACTTGCAATGGTTTCGGCATTGGTTTTATCAAATTCTCCCTGAATGTATATTGTAGTTATATTTTTCTCTTTCGCATCCTGAATAGTTCTTTGCATTCGGGCTGGTGTTGGTGTTTTGCCTTCAAATTCAATGGTCATTTGCTCAAACCCATAAGATTGTGCCAGATAAGTGTATGCAGGATGAAAAATCATAAATGAAAGGTCAGGATTAGCAATTTGTAGTTGTAGTAAGCGCCTATCCAAATCATCTATCTTTGTCATAAAGGCCTGGTAATTCTTTTCAATTGTGTCCTTAAATTCAGGATGCAATTCAAGAAGAGCTTCTTTTAAATTATTAATGATCTGTTTAACCTCTTTTGGAGAGGTCCAGGTGTGAGGATCAACCCCGTGACTGCATGATTCATCGTCGTGATGATGATGATCATGGTCTCCTTCAATGGGTGTAATATTTGCAGATAAATCAAACCACTTCAATTTTTTATTAGCTGATTCAAGTTTGTCTTTCCATGTTGTTTCAAAGCTAAGATGTCCCATAAGGAAATAGGCCTCAGACTGACTTAATTTAACCAGTTGACTCGGAGTTGGTGAATAGGTAGCATGACTTGCGCCTGGAGGAACCATAACATTCACGTTTAATAAGGTGTCAGTTAGTTGTTCAACAAAAAATTTCTGTGGTCCTATACTTACTGATACTGTTGGTTTCCCATTCTCAGTTTTGTTCTGATTACAGGCAATTAGAAATGAAATGCTTATAGTCGATAGTAATATCTTGATGTGTTTAATTTTCATAGGTTTATTTATTGCATTTTTGACAGGTGCCTTCAATTATGGTGTTCTGATTACTTACACTAAATCCTTCGGGAAGATCACAACAGGGTAAAGGAGTATCCGGGAGGCAAACTACTTTGTCGCATCTGACGCAATGGAAATGTGGATGTTCTGTGTTTTTATTTGGTTTGATCAAACGATATTTGGTTATTTGCTCATCCACAACAATTTTGTGAATCAGTTTCTTTTCTTCAAATAATTTTATGGTACGATATAAGGTTACCCTATCTATATTGTCATCCAGGAAAGCTTCAATTTCTTTGGACGATAATGCTTCATTGGCATCCATTAAAATTTGAACCAGTTTTGTTCGGATTGCAGTGCGGCTTAAACCAAATTCAGATAAAAATTCATTTGCTCCCATAATTGCAACTTTGTTGCAAAAATAGTATGCTTATTTATATTTTGCAACACTGTTGCAAAATATATGTATTAGCCATTTCTCTCAAACAATGTAAATACCTCTGAAGAATAGGTTTTGGAAATTGGAATTTCAATAACAGGTATTACATCCAGTCTTATTCGTAGACCTTCCTTGCTACGTTCAATGAGTTTAACTTTATTAAAGTTTATCATGTAAGAGCGGTGACATCTGATAACATCATGTGGTCTTAATGATTCTTCCAACTGCTTTAAAGTATTACGTAGAAGAAATTTTTCCTGCTTATGGTGATCATTATAATAAATGGTCACATAGTTATCAGCACCTTTTAAGTATAGAAGATCTTCTAATTTTAGTGTCAAACGCATGGTTCCTTTATCATCATTGAAGATAACCATCCCCTTTTTTTCTACTGAAGCATCTGTTTCAGACTTTAGTTCTTCCAGCTTTTCTTTGTTGTCTTTCCACGAGAAGTACAACCAGAGAGTTGAATACGGTAGTAAAAGAACCAA contains:
- a CDS encoding TonB-dependent receptor codes for the protein MRRILSIIISLTFSILINAQLSGIITDKSSSEKLVGATVYIMELDKGTTTDVDGRFTLKNIPNNEITIQISYIGYQTTYIKWSSESNQYDLNISLEHVMIRHEEVVVSAGFSDTQHRNAISVDFLDNKQISSSPAISSTQLLSKFPGVDVAGGSPAESQPVIRGLSGTNILMLNNGIRLENYQFSRHHPFIVDEYGTERIEVIKGPASLLYGSDAVGGVINFIKELPAATNQMEADFGSRYFSNTNGFNTTMAVKQSSENFQWGVRGVVKTHGDYHDGNNNAIPNSRYTSKALKNFIGYNFKNGSTKLFYDYSTDNIGLTIGGIDTLFLGDSNNPEVYYQDLKNHFISSKSTLFIGNTKLNANFGYQINKRKEIEIATAEEDGIAINSQLNTFNYELKAQTNLSDKVKSIFGFQGMYRNNVNHEAEGKIIPDADLLDLSGFGFFQYTPNDKFVMQAGLRYDYRSLDVPLQEKGSHDHGETTEETTHEEEYIELYRNFNNISGSIGATYNLSETSLLRANFASAFRAPNLAELTQGGLHAGRHEEGNPDLEAQRSYEVDLGIHNHHELFTFDISTFYNNITNYIYLAPTGVIEEGNPVYEYRQTPAGLAGAEAGIHYHPSTAKWLHIKTTGAYIHAQQKDGSPLPFIPPLKGNLEIKIEKENWPFLKRSFFQIDLDLASKQNNPSEFETVTNGYYLVNAMAATELNPGIMNIELSVSANNLMNRQYVDHLNLLKDLGYNNMGRNISIGLAVRF
- a CDS encoding cytochrome C oxidase subunit IV family protein, giving the protein MENHNETHIVPFKTYGIILAVLIVLTLISVAVTQIDLASLTVFTAILIAAVKSGFVLVYFMHLKFDNKLLKALVGAVFILIALVMFVTFLDYNYR
- a CDS encoding phosphatidylserine decarboxylase family protein, with amino-acid sequence MTIHKEGYSTLFVVLIVLLGLNAGIYFLAGIEITNITTFVSALFYFLIVNFFRSPKRDAIIQDGAIIAPADGKVVTIEEVVEDEYLKTKCLQVSIFMSVTNVHINWFPIKGVVKYFRHHSGRFMAAYLPKSSTENERTTVVIENHKGTQILVRQVAGAMARRIVCYAEEEKGISQGEQMGFIKFGSRVDLYLPLDSRIDVQLEQKVTGRQTIIGWLK
- the coxB gene encoding cytochrome c oxidase subunit II, which gives rise to MIDKTTQNASTFVSQVDSAFLFIFGVALLFLFGITAFLVYYIFRYRKSKNPEATHIEGSTKLEIIWTVIPTILVLVMFSYGWKGWKSQKEVPDDAMPVKVIARMWSFAFEYENGMVTDTLIVPKDRPVKLDLKAMDVIHSMYIPAFRVKQDMVPGKESFIWFESEKEGKYEVFCAEYCGLRHSYMMSAVKVVPESDFDKWMEENTVAVEEANEGTNKRLAGVSVLRKYGCVACHTVDGSKLVGPSYKGIIGSTRTVITDGKEREVVADEDYIRRSIMDPNADIVKGFDQGLMLSYKDQITENEMMHLIEYFQSLSE
- a CDS encoding cytochrome c oxidase subunit 3 family protein, whose amino-acid sequence is MSQTIALSHDIHRDDEGSKIGMWLFIFTELLLFAGLFIVYGVYRYLNPVAFHLAAEELSVTVGTVNTIILLVSSACMAMASSAIRMRKKGMTMLMLATTLFIAFMFMVNKYFEWEGKFHHGLFPGSEDLLKLGQGDTLFYGLYFFMTGLHALHIIVGFILITIVSVKVNNNTLSAENPVLLDNAGLYWHLVDLIWIFLFPLFYLIA
- a CDS encoding metal ABC transporter permease — protein: MNDFIELLSFSFFQYALLAAILTSIVAGIVGTYIVARRNVFISGGITHASFGGMGIAYFFGLSPLLGAALFAIASALGIEWTSKKAGLREDSAIAIIWSLGMAIGIIFVFLTPGYTPNLMGFLFGDILTVKITDLILLAILTVIIIALTIIYYQPILFTAFDSEYAQTVGYKSNLIRYITSTFIAISIVLAIKIMGIILVLSLFTIPPSAANLFSKSFKSIIIYSVIISLTGSIAGLLFAYLFDLPSGATIIFTLTGIYILLRLLKTIIRN
- a CDS encoding SCO family protein translates to MRIPFIFLFVGLMIMDILAQDPEKIGIIEHLDETVPSDIELIDVNNEKIQIGSLFTKPTVLNFVYYRCPGICTPLMDGITEVVNGSDMELGEDYQILTVSFDYTEGADLAMKKRNNYSMLVKKEGMEDGWLFFTADSLNVSRLTNSLGFSYKKTGTDFIHTAGLILISPEGKITRYLNGTYFLPFEFKLAVIEASKGIPGPTVNRILQFCYSYDPVGQSYVLNVTKVAGILIIVIAGLVLLVLTVKPKRKATS
- a CDS encoding cation transporter; translated protein: MRLLSVLLFVTLFLGACQSKKSEQNKTEPVTFENVGEIVLNVEGMTCDGCEMTIEKGLMKLEGVAEVKADHETGITTVKADTLKVNRKDLAKIIEKVGYHAKD
- a CDS encoding cbb3-type cytochrome c oxidase subunit I produces the protein MSNHESETTTHVSFREKKGKYKGIFAWIFSTDHKRIGLLYLYAIVTFFLVGVSLGAAMKLELISPGKTIMNPEAYNAIFTLHGVIMIFLVVVPGLPAVFGNFFLPIMIGAKDVAFPKLNLMSWWVYIAGAIIALSALFMGGGPPDTGWTFYAPYSFKTNTNMLPAVIGAFVLGFSSILTGINFIVTIHRMRAPGMTWFRLPLFPWTLYGTAWIQILATPIVGITLLMIVGERLFHIGFFDPALGGDPILYQHLFWIYSHPAVYIMILPAMGAISEIIPTFANKSIFGYKAIVISTLAIAFVGYFVWGHHMFTSGMSGTALYTFSFLTFLVAIPSAIKVFNWVGTLHKASIQLEPPFFWAASFLFVFMIGGLSGLALGALATNVHLHDTAFVVAHFHFIVFGGVGFAFMGAIHYWFPKIWGRMYNTRVATTGWILFFIGFTTLYLPMFFLGIDGMPRRYYDYVDRFHGPNIISTVGSWVLITGLIIILVNLIKGAKSGPKAGKNPWGGKTLEWEVDSPPTLENFEEIPVIERSPYDYR
- a CDS encoding protoheme IX farnesyltransferase; this encodes MGLSLQHIKTFGKFSISLPVGLTAYTGYIIYDGKLSFEGLLVFVGIFFLSAGASAINQLQEKQFDALMTRTANRPLPIGIVNTSEAVVLSLLFLLAGTFALLPFGFWAIFSGWMGVFWYNLIYTPMKRWSAFSVFPGAVVGAIPPIAGWIAAGGSIMDVRIHFLALFFFLGQMPHFWLLVLKYGEQYRKAGFPVITDVLSKQQINRINLVWFLATFISAMFLPFFNVITNRPVIWIVTISTILMMAWSVRITIQLKSENQNTHLRKMFLYFNTFYLWMIILIYADQI